A stretch of the Poseidonibacter parvus genome encodes the following:
- the istB gene encoding IS21-like element helper ATPase IstB, with translation MLLHESINEYCSKFKLPGILEQYQHLADTASKEKMSYSEYLHKLLEFENIGREQRSKDMLLKIAGLPKIKTIDSFDYKSSSVDKTLINELLTFRFIDEFKNILLFGPSGVGKTHLASAIAYAATQKRIKTKFISASDLIIQLESAQSQNKLDNYFKRVIGTPRLLVIDEFGYVKFNENQANLFFQIINKKYELGSIIITSNLSFTKWKEVLNNDEALTTAILDRLIHHSHLINVTGESYRLKQKREAGLLNISNK, from the coding sequence ATGCTACTGCATGAATCAATTAATGAATATTGTTCAAAGTTTAAACTTCCTGGTATTTTAGAACAGTATCAACACTTAGCAGATACAGCTTCAAAAGAGAAAATGTCTTATAGTGAATATCTACATAAATTATTAGAGTTTGAAAATATAGGAAGAGAACAAAGAAGTAAAGATATGCTTTTAAAAATAGCAGGGTTGCCTAAAATAAAAACAATTGATAGCTTCGATTATAAATCTTCATCAGTTGATAAAACACTAATAAATGAGCTTCTAACTTTTAGATTTATAGATGAATTTAAAAATATTTTACTATTTGGCCCAAGTGGAGTTGGAAAAACACATTTGGCAAGTGCAATAGCATATGCAGCAACACAAAAAAGAATAAAAACTAAATTTATATCTGCAAGCGATTTAATTATACAACTTGAAAGTGCACAATCTCAAAATAAACTTGATAACTACTTTAAAAGAGTTATAGGTACTCCAAGACTTTTAGTTATTGATGAGTTTGGATATGTAAAGTTCAATGAAAATCAAGCTAATTTATTTTTTCAAATAATTAATAAAAAATATGAATTAGGATCAATAATAATTACATCAAATTTATCATTTACAAAATGGAAGGAGGTACTCAATAATGATGAAGCATTAACAACAGCAATATTAGATAGATTAATTCATCACTCACATTTAATAAATGTTACAGGTGAAAGCTATAGATTGAAACAAAAAAGGGAAGCTGGATTGTTAAATATTTCTAATAAATAG
- a CDS encoding DsbA family oxidoreductase, whose product MHYWCILPLHLTAADKIKIDIVSDVVCPWCAIGYKRLSVAIDELKLNEKVEIVWHPFELNPDMPREGRNANEYLMDKYNLTEKKLQETRNRVTNLGKETGFEFDYFAEMKKVNSFNSHILLKYAKKFNKQTELKVRLQHAYFGERKDISQRSVLREELLAVGLNADEAMKLLDDEKEIKAIENEEKFWRDQGVYAIPTIIFNNKIARMGANKTSEYKEILKDLEKELN is encoded by the coding sequence TTGCACTACTGGTGTATTTTACCTTTGCACTTGACAGCTGCAGATAAAATCAAAATTGATATCGTATCTGATGTTGTATGTCCGTGGTGTGCAATTGGTTATAAACGATTAAGTGTAGCTATTGATGAGTTGAAACTTAATGAAAAAGTTGAAATTGTATGGCATCCTTTTGAGCTTAACCCTGATATGCCAAGAGAAGGTAGAAATGCGAATGAATACTTAATGGATAAATATAATTTAACTGAGAAAAAGCTTCAAGAAACAAGAAATAGAGTGACAAATTTAGGAAAAGAAACAGGATTTGAATTTGACTATTTTGCTGAAATGAAAAAAGTAAATTCATTTAATTCTCATATCTTACTTAAATATGCAAAAAAATTTAACAAGCAAACAGAATTAAAAGTACGATTACAACATGCATACTTTGGAGAAAGAAAAGATATTAGCCAAAGAAGTGTTTTAAGAGAAGAACTTTTAGCAGTTGGATTAAATGCAGATGAGGCAATGAAACTTTTAGATGATGAAAAAGAAATTAAAGCTATTGAAAATGAAGAGAAGTTTTGGAGAGACCAAGGTGTTTATGCAATTCCAACTATTATATTTAATAATAAAATTGCACGAATGGGAGCAAATAAAACTTCAGAATACAAAGAAATTTTAAAAGATTTAGAAAAAGAACTTAATTAA
- a CDS encoding DUF438 domain-containing protein, whose translation MNDLSNIQNFQEGHPVRVYLEENILTRKLFQELLQTNMQEDYQRFYNIFNQICEIEKHFARKENQLFPYLEKYGWTGPSQGMWAFHDQIREEIKFVRKKVEAKDSSDILNDAMSLFNSIDHLLQVEEGRLLPRALEMLNEDDWKEMYEGDKEIGWMFADAPVRYPEVKEEDYVHPSEDKKRRKLPFSLEDRTHFDEGYLTPEQVNFIFKFLPIDITYVDENDIVIFYNRGDDRVFPRSAGIIGREVKFCHPPKSVDQVLKILEEFKAGRQDTAEFWIQFKGKFIHIRYFAIRDEEKNYKGVIEMSQDITDIKKLEGDKRLLDWA comes from the coding sequence ATGAATGATTTATCAAATATACAAAACTTTCAAGAAGGTCATCCAGTAAGGGTCTATCTTGAAGAAAATATACTAACAAGAAAACTTTTTCAAGAACTTTTACAAACTAATATGCAAGAAGACTACCAAAGGTTTTATAATATCTTTAATCAAATCTGTGAAATCGAAAAGCACTTTGCAAGAAAAGAAAATCAGCTCTTCCCATACTTAGAAAAATACGGATGGACAGGTCCAAGTCAGGGAATGTGGGCTTTTCATGACCAAATTAGAGAAGAGATTAAATTTGTAAGAAAAAAAGTTGAAGCAAAAGATTCAAGTGACATTTTAAATGATGCTATGAGTCTATTTAATAGTATAGATCATCTTTTACAAGTAGAAGAAGGAAGACTTCTTCCAAGAGCACTTGAAATGTTAAATGAAGATGATTGGAAAGAAATGTATGAAGGAGATAAAGAGATTGGTTGGATGTTTGCAGATGCTCCTGTTAGATATCCTGAAGTAAAAGAAGAAGATTATGTTCACCCAAGTGAAGATAAAAAAAGAAGAAAACTACCTTTTTCACTTGAAGATAGAACACATTTTGATGAAGGTTATTTAACTCCTGAACAAGTTAATTTTATTTTTAAATTCCTTCCTATAGATATTACTTATGTTGATGAAAATGATATTGTAATTTTTTACAATAGAGGTGATGATAGAGTATTTCCAAGAAGTGCAGGAATAATAGGACGTGAAGTTAAATTTTGCCATCCTCCAAAAAGTGTTGACCAAGTACTTAAAATACTTGAAGAGTTTAAAGCAGGACGTCAAGATACGGCTGAGTTTTGGATTCAATTTAAAGGCAAGTTTATTCATATTAGATATTTTGCAATTAGAGATGAAGAAAAAAACTACAAAGGTGTAATTGAAATGTCTCAAGATATTACAGATATTAAAAAACTTGAAGGTGATAAAAGACTTTTAGATTGGGCATAA
- a CDS encoding aldolase catalytic domain-containing protein codes for MIERKGSILTVREDIKVFDCTIRDGGLVNNFHFTDEFVKAQYDTCVAAGIDYMEIGKNNSPSIMSEEEFGPWNFCKEEDIRRIVGNNDTNMKIAVMSDIGRTVNEELLPKSESVVDMIRIATYIHQIPAAIELVEEAHKKGYETTINIMAISKSFDDELTEVLETVAKSSVDVIYIADSFGSFYPEQINKLTEKYLTIAQAHGKQIGIHAHNNMQLAYANTIEALTYGTSFLDVTISGLGRGAGNCPMELLIGFLKNPKYKLMPVLKFIEEFIIPLEKELDWGYSIPYMLTGQLNEHPRAAMKARDEKDTNYRDFYRNLLAE; via the coding sequence ATGATTGAAAGAAAAGGTTCAATACTAACTGTAAGAGAAGACATAAAAGTATTTGATTGTACTATAAGAGATGGTGGTTTAGTAAACAATTTTCATTTTACAGATGAGTTTGTAAAAGCACAATACGACACATGTGTAGCAGCTGGTATTGATTATATGGAAATTGGAAAAAACAATTCACCTTCAATTATGAGTGAAGAAGAGTTTGGACCTTGGAATTTCTGTAAAGAAGAAGATATTAGAAGAATTGTAGGAAACAACGATACTAATATGAAAATTGCAGTAATGTCTGATATTGGAAGAACTGTAAATGAAGAATTACTTCCAAAAAGTGAATCTGTAGTTGATATGATTAGAATTGCAACTTATATTCATCAAATTCCTGCTGCAATTGAACTTGTAGAAGAAGCACATAAAAAAGGTTATGAAACGACTATTAATATTATGGCTATTTCAAAATCATTTGATGATGAATTAACTGAAGTTTTAGAAACAGTTGCTAAATCTAGTGTTGATGTAATTTATATTGCTGATTCATTTGGTTCATTTTACCCTGAGCAAATCAATAAATTAACTGAAAAATATTTAACTATTGCACAAGCACATGGTAAACAAATTGGTATTCATGCACATAATAATATGCAATTAGCATATGCTAATACTATTGAAGCATTAACATATGGTACAAGTTTTCTTGATGTTACAATCTCTGGATTAGGAAGAGGTGCTGGAAACTGTCCTATGGAACTTTTAATTGGTTTTTTAAAAAATCCAAAATATAAATTAATGCCAGTATTAAAATTTATTGAAGAGTTTATTATTCCATTAGAAAAAGAACTTGACTGGGGTTACTCAATTCCATACATGTTAACAGGACAATTAAACGAACATCCAAGAGCTGCGATGAAAGCTAGAGATGAAAAAGACACTAACTATAGAGACTTTTACAGAAACTTACTTGCAGAATAA
- the istA gene encoding IS21 family transposase: MIDKEEFTVIHTLHKRGYSIRAISKIVGLNRRTVSKRLKENELKSYKNIQYKSKLDPYKEYIISRVQQALPDNIPSSVIYEEIKKYGYDGKVRILQTFLSSLKIDSAPEEVIRFETKPSYQAQVDWTFIRTGKNPVYGFVMVLGFSRMAFVYFTDNMRQETWQDCHVKAFEYFGGVPQTLLYDNLKSVVIQRDKYGKNQHGFNNDFLEFAKDNFIPKLCKVYRAQTKGKVERFNLYLKRNFYVPLKAALKGSQVEMNCDLLNNKVFTWLEMANSRIHDTTKKKPIDLFKEEKHLLQPFYSSVKEVKNKQEDNHITNSINLEKLNIDIKYHTTISDYEKVLGVSYATA; encoded by the coding sequence ATGATTGATAAAGAGGAATTTACCGTGATACATACTTTACATAAAAGAGGATATAGTATAAGAGCTATATCAAAAATAGTTGGATTGAATAGAAGAACAGTTTCAAAACGATTAAAAGAAAATGAATTAAAATCTTATAAAAATATTCAGTATAAATCAAAATTAGATCCATATAAAGAATATATAATTTCCAGAGTACAACAAGCTTTACCAGATAATATTCCATCAAGTGTAATATATGAAGAGATAAAGAAATATGGATATGATGGAAAAGTGAGAATATTACAAACATTTTTAAGTTCATTAAAAATAGATTCAGCTCCAGAAGAAGTAATAAGATTTGAGACAAAGCCATCTTATCAAGCACAAGTTGATTGGACATTTATAAGAACAGGGAAAAATCCTGTATATGGCTTTGTTATGGTATTAGGATTTAGTAGAATGGCATTTGTATATTTTACAGATAATATGAGACAAGAGACTTGGCAAGATTGCCATGTTAAAGCATTTGAATACTTTGGTGGAGTTCCACAAACACTTCTCTATGATAATTTAAAATCAGTAGTAATACAAAGAGATAAATATGGGAAAAATCAACATGGATTTAATAATGATTTTTTAGAGTTTGCAAAAGATAATTTTATTCCAAAATTATGTAAAGTTTATCGTGCACAAACTAAAGGAAAAGTGGAAAGATTTAATCTATATTTAAAACGTAACTTCTATGTACCACTAAAAGCTGCTTTAAAAGGTAGTCAAGTAGAAATGAATTGTGACTTACTAAATAATAAAGTATTTACTTGGTTAGAAATGGCAAACTCAAGAATCCATGATACAACAAAGAAAAAGCCAATTGATCTGTTTAAAGAAGAGAAACATTTGTTACAGCCATTTTACTCAAGTGTAAAAGAAGTAAAAAATAAACAAGAAGATAATCATATAACTAACAGTATAAATTTAGAGAAACTAAATATAGATATAAAATATCATACAACAATTTCAGATTATGAAAAAGTGTTAGGAGTCTCGTATGCTACTGCATGA
- the alr gene encoding alanine racemase, which yields MNLSRPVWAEINLDNLAHNMKETRRVVNKNTLITAVIKADGYGHGAVCIGQTLLDNGANRFAVATLSEAIQLRASFPNTEIMVLGYTPNDLTEDILANNIIQTIYTLEQAEYFSKLALLSNKKITVHIKLDTGMNRLGMQESQETIDTILQMSKLEGLFIEGIFTHFAMADEIDKEYTNNQVKKYKRIVNTLEENGLNIPIKHVSNSAAIIDMPELNMDMVRAGIMLYGLYPSKNVNQNNVNLKEVMCLKAKISQVKEIPKGTGVSYGLKYKCTKNSKVATLPIGYADGLTRMLSGKASTMLQNKKVPIIGNICMDQCIIDISGLDAKIDDEVVLFGGNDKNGISITSVSELLNTINYEIVCMVDKRVPRVYIKDEKAIYYKDYLKLITS from the coding sequence GTGAATTTATCAAGACCTGTGTGGGCTGAAATTAATTTAGATAATTTAGCTCATAATATGAAAGAAACAAGAAGAGTTGTAAATAAAAATACATTAATTACAGCAGTTATAAAAGCTGATGGATATGGCCATGGTGCCGTTTGTATTGGACAAACTTTACTTGATAATGGAGCTAATAGATTTGCAGTTGCTACTTTAAGTGAAGCTATACAATTACGAGCATCTTTTCCAAATACTGAAATAATGGTTTTAGGTTACACTCCAAATGACTTAACAGAAGATATTTTAGCAAACAATATTATTCAAACTATTTATACTTTAGAGCAAGCAGAATACTTTTCAAAATTAGCACTTTTATCAAATAAAAAAATTACAGTACATATTAAACTTGATACAGGAATGAATCGTTTGGGTATGCAAGAAAGCCAAGAAACAATTGATACTATTTTACAAATGAGTAAACTTGAAGGCTTATTTATAGAAGGGATTTTTACGCACTTTGCAATGGCTGATGAAATTGATAAAGAATATACTAACAATCAAGTAAAAAAATATAAAAGAATTGTAAATACATTAGAAGAAAATGGTTTAAATATTCCTATTAAACATGTATCAAATAGTGCAGCTATTATTGATATGCCTGAACTTAATATGGATATGGTTCGTGCTGGTATTATGTTATATGGTTTATATCCATCAAAAAATGTTAATCAAAATAATGTAAATTTAAAAGAAGTAATGTGTTTAAAAGCGAAAATATCTCAAGTAAAAGAAATACCTAAAGGTACAGGTGTTAGTTATGGTTTAAAATACAAATGTACTAAAAATTCAAAAGTTGCAACACTACCAATAGGATATGCAGATGGATTAACTCGAATGTTATCAGGAAAAGCATCCACAATGCTTCAAAATAAAAAAGTTCCCATTATAGGAAATATTTGTATGGATCAATGTATTATTGATATAAGTGGTCTTGATGCAAAAATTGATGATGAGGTTGTTTTATTTGGTGGAAATGATAAAAATGGAATTTCTATCACTAGTGTTAGTGAACTTTTAAATACAATTAATTATGAAATAGTTTGTATGGTTGATAAACGTGTTCCTAGAGTATATATAAAAGATGAAAAGGCAATTTACTATAAAGATTATCTCAAACTTATTACAAGTTAA
- a CDS encoding DUF2721 domain-containing protein: MITAITQEGVNTVSHLIQLSVAPVFLLAGVAGLLNVFTGRLSRIIDKVEKFDATSINNEHEDRRLSLTLRMQNINYAISLCTMTGLLIALVIVTMFLSSIFQFNGSVFIATLFIFAMLSLIVSLILFQKEIFFTTSFIKKKKASLKK; encoded by the coding sequence ATGATTACAGCAATAACACAAGAGGGAGTAAACACAGTTTCTCATCTAATACAGCTTTCAGTCGCACCTGTTTTTTTACTAGCGGGTGTGGCAGGCTTACTAAATGTTTTTACAGGAAGATTATCAAGAATTATTGATAAAGTAGAAAAATTTGATGCTACTAGTATAAATAATGAGCATGAAGATAGAAGGTTATCACTAACACTTAGAATGCAAAATATTAACTATGCAATTTCTTTATGTACTATGACTGGACTATTAATAGCACTTGTTATTGTAACAATGTTTTTAAGTTCAATATTTCAGTTTAATGGTTCAGTATTTATAGCAACTTTGTTTATCTTTGCAATGCTATCTTTGATTGTTTCATTAATTTTATTTCAAAAAGAGATATTTTTTACTACTTCTTTTATAAAAAAGAAGAAAGCCAGTTTAAAAAAATAG
- a CDS encoding DUF302 domain-containing protein produces the protein MHYIEQSEKSVQEVVDTIQEIVSNYSFGVLHIHNVKNTLNSKGIDFENECQILDVCNPKVAKEFLSSDMSLSVIMPCKISVYKDEGITNIAMNSLTQLIDDINPDFIELAQSTQETLLKIIDEAK, from the coding sequence ATGCATTATATAGAACAATCAGAAAAAAGCGTACAAGAAGTAGTTGATACAATACAAGAAATCGTTTCAAATTATAGTTTTGGAGTATTACATATTCATAATGTTAAAAATACACTAAATTCAAAAGGAATAGATTTTGAAAACGAATGTCAAATTTTAGATGTTTGTAATCCAAAAGTTGCAAAAGAATTCTTAAGTTCTGATATGTCTTTATCAGTAATTATGCCATGTAAAATTTCAGTTTATAAAGATGAAGGAATTACAAATATTGCAATGAATTCTTTAACTCAATTAATTGATGATATTAACCCTGATTTTATTGAATTAGCGCAAAGTACACAAGAAACACTATTAAAAATCATTGATGAAGCTAAATGA
- a CDS encoding DUF1566 domain-containing protein — protein sequence MKRILFISILIILDLFAKSEFIRDDQTVIDKKLNLQWQDNKQSQETKLFLEDSINHCNSLALQDKKDWRLPTYEELLSLGDYEVYKPTINDIFKYTASGHYWTILYKTTQLGEHITLKDSTEVKRIYFSDGFSYDNDRTGKAYVRCVRNMIKD from the coding sequence ATGAAAAGAATACTATTTATATCTATTTTAATAATACTAGACTTATTTGCAAAGAGTGAATTTATAAGAGATGATCAAACAGTAATTGATAAGAAATTAAATCTTCAATGGCAAGATAATAAGCAATCACAAGAAACAAAACTTTTTTTAGAGGATTCTATTAATCATTGTAATAGCTTAGCTTTACAAGATAAGAAAGATTGGAGGCTTCCAACTTATGAAGAGTTATTAAGTTTAGGTGATTATGAAGTATATAAACCCACTATAAATGATATATTCAAATATACAGCTTCTGGTCATTATTGGACAATTTTATATAAAACTACACAATTAGGTGAACATATTACATTGAAAGATTCCACAGAAGTAAAAAGAATTTACTTCAGCGATGGCTTTTCTTATGATAATGATAGAACTGGTAAAGCCTATGTTAGATGTGTTCGTAATATGATAAAAGATTAG
- a CDS encoding ribonuclease H family protein yields MQITYEFIHLISFEETLNKEQCKILELPFPCEDNWKEVVLNKDILKNDANRLMLLKGKLALKAQEQILKNYNMVLEFNNIKTPNKTTSNKVQETSKTNTQNTTQIDEDEEHIRIYCDGACSGNPGLAGSGLAIYSNERNPVLLHGDFVENGTNNIAELNALYQALIIAKQTSSKNIITIYSDSKYSIDCITTWAYGWKAKGWTKKGGEIKNLELIKKTHELYERIKDLIEIKHVKGHAGIEGNELADRMAVTAIKEQTTNYEMYSYDKIEEVLNLTSY; encoded by the coding sequence ATGCAAATCACTTACGAATTTATACACCTTATTTCCTTTGAGGAAACACTAAATAAAGAGCAATGTAAAATATTAGAACTACCCTTCCCTTGTGAAGACAACTGGAAAGAAGTAGTTCTAAATAAAGATATACTAAAAAATGATGCAAATAGACTTATGCTTTTAAAAGGTAAACTAGCATTAAAAGCACAAGAACAAATATTAAAAAACTACAATATGGTTTTAGAGTTTAATAATATAAAGACACCAAATAAAACTACAAGTAACAAAGTTCAAGAAACATCAAAAACTAACACACAAAATACTACACAAATAGATGAAGATGAAGAGCATATTAGAATTTATTGTGATGGAGCATGTTCTGGAAACCCAGGACTTGCAGGAAGTGGTTTAGCTATTTACTCAAATGAAAGAAACCCAGTTTTATTACATGGCGATTTTGTAGAAAATGGTACAAATAATATTGCAGAATTAAATGCACTTTATCAAGCTTTAATAATAGCAAAGCAAACAAGTTCTAAAAATATTATTACTATTTATTCTGATTCAAAATATTCTATTGATTGTATTACAACTTGGGCTTATGGATGGAAAGCAAAAGGCTGGACTAAAAAAGGAGGAGAGATTAAAAACCTTGAACTTATTAAAAAAACTCATGAACTATATGAGAGAATAAAAGATTTAATAGAAATCAAACATGTAAAAGGTCATGCTGGAATTGAAGGTAATGAGCTTGCTGATAGAATGGCAGTAACTGCTATAAAAGAGCAAACTACAAACTATGAGATGTATTCTTATGACAAGATAGAAGAAGTTTTAAACTTAACTTCTTACTAA
- a CDS encoding class I SAM-dependent methyltransferase: protein MIEFDAVKYKQMVKEHHENDEPFSWCDSVYTDAQGDYKAVFWADLEASPYLVKWLEENKNQLTSNLQDKKAIVIGCGVGDDSEALSDYGYKVTAFDISPEAIKLCKKRYPNTKVDYLVADLFDYDKAWLENFDVVYECNTIQILPGEYRIQARIAMSNLLSKNAHILVSCRSREKNEKKDEIPLPLDYEEINKFVTDDKLKEISFKAYNDNQTPSIPHFFAVYKKEV, encoded by the coding sequence ATGATAGAGTTTGATGCAGTAAAATATAAACAAATGGTAAAAGAACACCATGAAAATGATGAACCTTTTTCATGGTGTGATTCTGTTTATACAGATGCACAAGGTGATTATAAAGCAGTATTTTGGGCAGATTTAGAAGCAAGTCCTTATTTAGTAAAGTGGCTTGAAGAAAATAAAAATCAATTAACAAGTAACTTACAAGATAAAAAAGCAATAGTAATTGGATGTGGAGTTGGTGATGACTCAGAAGCTTTAAGTGATTATGGATATAAAGTAACAGCTTTTGATATTTCACCTGAAGCTATTAAACTATGTAAGAAAAGATACCCAAATACTAAGGTTGATTATCTAGTCGCTGATTTATTTGATTATGATAAAGCATGGCTTGAAAATTTTGATGTAGTTTATGAGTGTAACACTATACAAATTCTTCCTGGAGAGTATAGAATTCAAGCAAGAATTGCTATGTCAAATTTATTAAGTAAAAATGCTCATATCTTAGTATCATGTAGAAGCAGAGAAAAAAATGAAAAAAAAGATGAAATACCATTACCTTTAGATTATGAAGAAATTAATAAGTTTGTAACAGATGATAAACTAAAAGAAATTAGTTTTAAAGCTTATAATGATAATCAAACACCTAGTATTCCTCATTTTTTTGCAGTTTATAAGAAAGAAGTTTAA